A DNA window from Fodinibius sp. Rm-B-1B1-1 contains the following coding sequences:
- a CDS encoding HGGxSTG domain-containing protein, protein MADDKQRCGAKCRDGSKCRNYAMDNGRCRMHGGKSLKGKDSKTWKSGIYSRYASKSLKDVLDQLQELPSEELLNADNELRLLQALIIESKALKNGTGELEEIEGLSKVIDRLVKAKQRAVALKIEEQRLIPAEDVSLFLSFIEDLLINRMDEDEAYQLLDEMQRYQISDHATN, encoded by the coding sequence ATGGCAGATGATAAACAGCGATGCGGCGCGAAATGTAGAGATGGAAGCAAATGCCGTAACTATGCAATGGATAACGGCCGTTGCAGAATGCACGGGGGAAAATCTTTAAAGGGAAAGGATTCTAAAACGTGGAAAAGTGGAATATACAGCCGTTATGCCTCCAAGTCTTTAAAAGATGTTCTGGATCAGCTGCAAGAGCTTCCGAGTGAGGAGCTTCTTAATGCAGATAATGAATTGAGGTTACTCCAGGCATTAATCATTGAATCCAAGGCCTTAAAAAATGGAACTGGAGAGCTGGAAGAGATTGAAGGTTTATCTAAGGTTATTGATAGACTTGTCAAAGCAAAGCAGCGCGCCGTTGCCTTAAAAATCGAAGAGCAACGCCTTATCCCGGCCGAAGATGTGAGTCTGTTTTTATCCTTTATTGAGGATCTATTGATCAACCGTATGGATGAAGATGAAGCCTATCAACTATTAGACGAAATGCAAAGATATCAAATTTCAGACCATGCGACTAACTGA
- a CDS encoding helix-turn-helix domain-containing protein: MGNKYIIPYKRFIGCLIPNFLMRRKEMSQGAKLCYGRLAQYAGRDGKAYPKQKQLSKELGVSSRMIRKYLNELIGANLIEVQQKGKKQPNSYRFLRHSWMDQDKKYAKSERNNGSTHPGTKVPPTQDYSSTPDRNNSSGPYKENHNEENQRRESTNSIAREDCEKIFSVYPRKVKKVKALKEIEKAIKRLEGTEVDKRVISEPVDWLLERVKTFASSPAGKGDRFTPHPDNFFRDERYLDDQREWFKNGKDGNSKSRTDEYFEQGEGLFETIDKDTEAVFEGRRQAENITENKYEDDILES; this comes from the coding sequence ATGGGCAATAAGTATATCATACCATATAAACGATTTATTGGTTGCCTTATCCCAAACTTTCTAATGAGGAGAAAGGAAATGTCCCAAGGTGCTAAACTATGTTACGGCCGTTTGGCTCAATACGCTGGAAGGGATGGGAAAGCGTATCCTAAACAAAAGCAGTTATCCAAAGAGTTGGGAGTCTCCAGCAGGATGATCAGAAAGTATCTTAATGAATTGATAGGAGCCAATCTAATCGAGGTACAGCAGAAAGGGAAAAAGCAGCCCAATAGTTACAGGTTTTTACGGCATAGCTGGATGGACCAGGACAAGAAGTATGCTAAAAGTGAGCGGAACAATGGTTCCACACACCCCGGAACTAAAGTTCCACCCACACAGGACTATAGTTCCACCCCCGATAGGAACAATAGTTCCGGTCCATATAAAGAGAATCATAATGAAGAGAATCAGAGAAGAGAATCAACAAACTCTATAGCGCGTGAGGATTGCGAGAAGATATTTTCTGTTTATCCCCGGAAAGTCAAAAAGGTTAAAGCTCTAAAGGAAATTGAGAAAGCTATTAAACGACTGGAGGGAACCGAGGTTGATAAAAGAGTTATTAGCGAGCCAGTAGATTGGCTCTTAGAGAGAGTAAAAACTTTTGCCAGTTCCCCAGCCGGTAAAGGGGATCGGTTTACACCACACCCCGATAACTTTTTTAGGGATGAACGGTATCTGGATGATCAAAGAGAATGGTTCAAGAATGGCAAAGATGGAAACTCTAAATCACGAACGGATGAATATTTTGAACAAGGTGAGGGGTTATTTGAGACAATAGACAAAGACACCGAGGCCGTTTTTGAAGGCAGGAGGCAAGCCGAAAACATAACAGAAAACAAATATGAGGATGATATTCTTGAATCGTGA
- a CDS encoding helix-turn-helix transcriptional regulator, which translates to MSTDLKIIRVSDLAEMLNVSRVTVWRMQKRGELPPRKKFTNRCVGWKQSTIEDWFDSRPYADPEVEESQESNLEPVQ; encoded by the coding sequence ATGAGTACCGATCTTAAAATTATTCGAGTTTCCGACCTTGCAGAAATGTTGAATGTATCCCGGGTTACAGTTTGGAGGATGCAGAAAAGAGGTGAATTACCACCGCGCAAAAAGTTTACCAACAGATGCGTGGGATGGAAGCAATCAACTATCGAAGATTGGTTTGATAGCCGCCCTTATGCCGATCCCGAAGTTGAAGAGAGCCAGGAATCCAATCTTGAACCCGTGCAATAA
- a CDS encoding tyrosine-type recombinase/integrase: MPKQHLTARFLKTLKPDPGNPKRVEYYDQHRIENNKLKAKGVKGFFIRLTKAGNIYFYYRYWFNEKAKSYKIGSYPNIKLSEAREEARSLAADVNDGIDPQAEKNKRKHQPKTTLFEKLVSEYKQHHLPTLREATREEYKRIIKKELEPKLKGLKVNEIKAPRLSKILSRKKKEGYPTMANRIRAVLSSMFDYGRTDPEIDLKDNPVDDTRRYKTGENKRDRYYEDEEIRTLWEWFELFDQPVQSVFKMLLIAGQRKTETMNMKWDDISKVKKDDFEGMVWTIPAEDAKNKKAHDVPLSDLALQVIETMRPITGETDYVFCSPRKDNEPIKWIKSSTKKIKDDKENGIADFRPHDLRRTVATYMADSGISPMIIGKVLNHKGLAKENTITARYNRASYLEQKQEALNRWGWKLDSILKEKEANVTQMKSA; the protein is encoded by the coding sequence ATGCCGAAACAACACTTGACCGCTCGATTCCTTAAAACGTTAAAGCCAGACCCAGGTAATCCAAAACGTGTTGAATATTATGACCAGCACCGGATCGAAAATAACAAGCTGAAAGCCAAGGGAGTTAAAGGTTTTTTTATTCGCTTAACCAAGGCCGGAAATATCTATTTTTATTATCGGTATTGGTTTAACGAAAAGGCCAAAAGTTATAAGATTGGCAGTTATCCGAATATCAAACTATCCGAAGCCAGGGAGGAGGCCCGAAGCCTTGCTGCTGATGTGAATGATGGGATCGACCCCCAGGCCGAAAAGAATAAGCGAAAGCACCAGCCGAAAACAACGCTTTTTGAAAAGTTGGTTAGTGAATATAAACAGCACCACCTACCAACATTAAGAGAGGCAACCCGTGAAGAGTATAAGCGGATCATAAAAAAAGAGTTGGAACCTAAGCTGAAAGGATTGAAAGTAAATGAGATAAAGGCCCCGCGATTAAGCAAAATATTGAGCCGTAAAAAGAAAGAGGGTTATCCCACAATGGCTAATCGGATACGCGCCGTTCTATCTTCTATGTTTGATTATGGTAGAACTGATCCTGAAATAGATTTAAAGGATAATCCCGTTGATGATACCCGCCGTTATAAGACTGGAGAAAATAAGCGCGATCGGTATTATGAAGATGAAGAGATTAGAACACTTTGGGAATGGTTTGAGCTATTCGACCAGCCCGTGCAATCGGTTTTTAAGATGCTGCTAATAGCAGGGCAACGGAAAACCGAAACAATGAACATGAAATGGGATGATATCAGCAAGGTAAAAAAGGATGATTTTGAGGGTATGGTTTGGACAATCCCGGCCGAAGATGCTAAGAATAAAAAAGCCCATGATGTACCGTTATCAGATTTAGCTTTACAGGTTATTGAAACCATGCGGCCGATAACTGGAGAAACCGACTATGTTTTTTGTTCACCCCGAAAGGATAACGAGCCTATCAAATGGATAAAATCATCAACTAAGAAGATCAAAGATGATAAGGAAAATGGGATAGCTGACTTTCGCCCCCATGATTTACGGCGCACGGTTGCTACCTACATGGCAGATTCAGGTATAAGCCCTATGATTATAGGCAAGGTTTTAAATCATAAAGGATTAGCTAAGGAAAACACTATTACGGCGCGTTATAACCGCGCCAGCTACTTAGAGCAAAAACAAGAGGCTCTCAATAGATGGGGTTGGAAGTTAGATAGTATCCTGAAAGAGAAAGAAGCGAACGTAACCCAAATGAAATCAGCTTAA
- a CDS encoding site-specific integrase, whose protein sequence is MASLTKRSGNYSIVFKTTLNGKSYKKTYALGTKYKKIAEQKKLEYEKLYDAGKINPFDDDWNLQEYEKEQELDGTSLTSPVINTLQRQFLKDKTNVTEQTKKTYRQVISQFMEQVGYSMPVTMINTNDIKKFCLKPHLANASKKNYLIHLKAFFNWIVDKEILESNPCDNIGLPKTRDNLVDKIIDEAQLKEIFEKFKAYQKKHQESGAIKTDQQKQHWFIPLITLAFYTGLRRKEIIQLRWEHVNLEDRFLRVTDTKNGYERTVPIFDNLYTELKQWHKFNENPKNGLVFPSPMSVPNGEKALMGDNVSKRFKYFATKEAKLKDSIHFHSLRHSCATFLLRNGFNVIEVKNMLGHKSLEVTNKYVHLVPNDLLNTANRNGLIT, encoded by the coding sequence ATGGCAAGTCTAACTAAGAGAAGTGGGAACTATTCGATCGTCTTTAAAACCACCCTGAATGGCAAGTCTTATAAAAAGACCTATGCCCTCGGTACCAAATACAAGAAGATAGCAGAACAAAAAAAGCTAGAGTATGAAAAGCTCTATGATGCTGGCAAAATAAATCCATTCGACGATGATTGGAATCTCCAGGAATATGAGAAAGAGCAAGAGCTCGATGGCACGTCTCTTACCAGTCCCGTCATTAATACGCTTCAGAGACAATTCTTAAAAGACAAAACAAACGTAACAGAACAGACCAAAAAAACTTACCGGCAAGTTATTAGCCAGTTCATGGAACAGGTCGGATACAGTATGCCTGTAACAATGATCAATACCAATGATATAAAAAAGTTTTGCTTGAAGCCTCATCTGGCCAACGCTTCGAAAAAGAACTACCTAATACATCTCAAAGCTTTTTTTAACTGGATAGTAGATAAGGAAATTTTGGAATCCAATCCCTGCGATAATATTGGGTTACCTAAAACTCGTGATAATCTTGTTGATAAAATTATAGATGAGGCACAGCTCAAAGAGATCTTCGAAAAGTTCAAAGCGTATCAGAAAAAGCATCAAGAGTCAGGAGCCATTAAAACTGATCAGCAGAAACAACATTGGTTTATTCCACTTATCACCTTAGCCTTTTATACCGGGCTAAGAAGAAAGGAAATTATTCAGCTTCGATGGGAACATGTAAATCTTGAAGATCGGTTTCTTCGCGTTACCGACACCAAAAATGGATATGAACGCACGGTACCTATTTTTGACAACCTTTATACTGAGTTAAAGCAGTGGCATAAATTCAATGAAAACCCTAAAAATGGTCTTGTGTTTCCAAGCCCTATGTCAGTTCCCAATGGGGAAAAGGCTCTTATGGGTGATAATGTTTCGAAACGGTTCAAATACTTTGCAACCAAAGAGGCCAAGCTAAAAGATTCGATTCATTTCCACAGTCTTCGACATTCCTGTGCTACGTTCCTTCTGCGTAATGGATTTAACGTGATAGAAGTGAAAAATATGTTGGGTCACAAAAGCTTGGAGGTAACCAACAAGTATGTACATCTCGTACCTAATGATCTACTCAACACGGCTAACAGGAATGGACTTATTACCTAA
- a CDS encoding ImmA/IrrE family metallo-endopeptidase produces the protein MSEEIFLDHINNILKSSSHDRNLHEIYDQRKEELDLSDSQIANVLQIDYNTLKRILRKEAKKIDYFLLLKLSHFLKIEPNELANIYHQDDTHKVSELGSVSKRTYLVENFDLKSLKSIGFIDSINDFESIENRILEYFGLDRLSDYDRLMTGVMFSNSNQKPQEKMRTFWIKSCYAMFEKIHNPNEYDRNSLKELIPKIRPYTKDVKKGFKIVIQALYNAGVTVIYQPYLKNTQVRGGTFIVNGKPCIVITNYQKRYPTIWFALIHELHHVLYDLDDIKRNNTFHLTGEERSELFLLQEDKADEFAREILFSDDKMKYVEPMINNKHIVESQAEKYNVHPSIIYVFYQWDHQDENPNIWGAFNDLIPDSDEAVKDLNLIPWEKETIEQGVKELKSKIQTFN, from the coding sequence ATGTCTGAGGAGATTTTTTTAGATCATATTAACAATATCCTGAAGTCATCAAGCCATGATCGTAACCTCCATGAAATCTATGACCAAAGGAAGGAAGAGCTTGATTTGTCTGATTCTCAGATAGCGAATGTCTTACAAATAGATTACAATACTTTAAAACGGATACTAAGAAAGGAAGCAAAAAAAATAGATTATTTTCTGCTTTTAAAGTTAAGTCATTTTCTAAAGATAGAGCCAAACGAACTAGCCAATATTTATCATCAAGATGATACTCACAAGGTTAGTGAATTGGGGTCAGTTAGCAAACGAACTTATCTTGTTGAAAATTTTGACCTAAAATCCTTAAAAAGTATTGGTTTCATTGATTCGATAAATGACTTTGAATCAATCGAAAATAGGATTTTAGAGTATTTCGGCTTAGATAGACTTTCAGATTACGATAGGTTAATGACTGGGGTAATGTTTAGCAATTCTAACCAGAAACCTCAGGAAAAAATGAGGACTTTTTGGATTAAGTCCTGTTACGCCATGTTTGAAAAGATTCATAATCCTAATGAATATGACCGTAATAGCTTAAAAGAATTGATCCCTAAAATCAGACCTTATACTAAGGATGTAAAAAAAGGATTTAAAATTGTTATCCAAGCCCTGTACAATGCAGGAGTTACTGTAATTTATCAACCCTACCTAAAAAACACTCAAGTTCGAGGAGGTACTTTTATAGTTAATGGGAAACCATGCATAGTCATTACAAATTATCAAAAAAGATATCCAACCATTTGGTTTGCTCTCATACATGAGCTACACCATGTTCTTTATGACTTAGATGATATTAAAAGGAATAATACTTTTCATTTAACTGGAGAAGAACGATCAGAACTATTTCTACTACAAGAAGATAAAGCAGATGAATTTGCCCGAGAAATTCTATTCTCAGATGACAAAATGAAGTATGTAGAGCCTATGATTAATAACAAGCATATTGTGGAGTCCCAGGCAGAAAAGTATAATGTACACCCATCAATAATATATGTATTCTATCAGTGGGATCATCAAGATGAGAATCCAAACATATGGGGAGCTTTTAACGATTTAATTCCAGATTCTGATGAGGCTGTAAAAGACTTAAATTTAATTCCGTGGGAAAAAGAAACCATAGAACAAGGAGTTAAAGAGCTCAAAAGCAAAATTCAAACTTTCAACTAA